In one window of Nitrospirota bacterium DNA:
- a CDS encoding ATP-binding protein, whose amino-acid sequence MDRYLEAFIKKDLKEKVVIISGPRQVGKTTLSKNLVPSFMYLNYDSASDRRIISKAEWQRDVELVIFDELHKMKGWKAWIKGIFDTEGAEPNLLVTGSARLETVRKGGDSLAGRYFSYRLHPLTVKEICTILKEDPMQALNKLIQLGGFPEPYLKGSDTYAKRWRRTHIDTIIREDLLDLERVRDIKAIEILIELLRTRVGSHTSYTSLANDLQVSVHTVKHWLQILESLYVIFPVRPYHKNISRSLLKEPKYYFYDTGAVEGHFSAKLENVVALAILKELHFLEDTTGSKVALHYLRDKDKNEVDFLTLIDNKPSHIIEVKESDDEFSKSLYKFHAFLKHVKPIQLVYTLKRKKSTRVMQMLPVHEFLAGIDLMH is encoded by the coding sequence TGGACAGATACCTGGAAGCATTTATTAAAAAAGACCTGAAAGAGAAGGTTGTCATTATATCGGGCCCGAGGCAGGTTGGTAAGACGACTCTTTCAAAAAATCTCGTTCCTTCATTTATGTACTTGAATTATGATTCAGCATCTGACCGCAGGATTATCAGTAAGGCTGAATGGCAGAGGGATGTTGAGCTTGTTATCTTTGATGAACTCCATAAGATGAAGGGGTGGAAAGCTTGGATTAAGGGAATATTTGATACCGAAGGGGCAGAGCCTAACCTGCTGGTCACAGGTTCTGCAAGGCTTGAGACTGTAAGAAAAGGTGGTGATTCACTGGCGGGACGATATTTTTCTTACCGGCTTCACCCGCTTACTGTAAAGGAGATCTGTACTATTTTAAAGGAAGACCCTATGCAGGCTCTCAATAAGCTGATTCAGTTGGGCGGCTTTCCTGAACCGTATCTGAAAGGTAGCGATACTTATGCAAAAAGATGGCGGCGTACACATATTGATACAATTATCAGGGAAGACCTGCTTGACCTTGAGAGGGTACGGGATATAAAGGCGATCGAGATACTGATTGAATTACTCAGGACAAGGGTTGGGTCACATACTTCATACACCTCTCTTGCAAACGATTTGCAGGTATCAGTGCACACGGTCAAACACTGGCTGCAGATACTGGAGAGCCTTTATGTTATATTTCCGGTTCGTCCATATCATAAGAATATAAGCCGCAGCCTGTTAAAAGAACCTAAATATTATTTCTATGATACAGGTGCAGTTGAAGGACACTTTTCAGCAAAACTGGAGAATGTAGTAGCCCTTGCCATCCTGAAGGAACTTCACTTTCTGGAGGATACAACGGGAAGTAAAGTCGCACTCCACTATCTGAGGGATAAGGATAAGAATGAGGTAGACTTCCTGACGCTCATTGATAATAAGCCATCCCATATAATTGAGGTAAAGGAGAGTGATGATGAATTTTCAAAATCACTTTATAAGTTCCATGCATTCCTGAAACACGTAAAACCCATCCAGCTTGTATATACACTGAAGAGGAAAAAATCTACAAGGGTGATGCAGATGCTGCCGGTTCATGAGTTCCTTGCAGGCATTGATTTAATGCATTAG